One Desulfobulbus oligotrophicus DNA segment encodes these proteins:
- a CDS encoding V4R domain-containing protein gives MNTLPRKYAFNWDVIGTDVQEARPALGLYTSFEVYRLLQFTLRDVLESRYGTKAADEIFREAGTLAGKAFFERYCADATDIPSLVKTIQQEFRTLGIGIVRFEKTDTKTMTFQLTVDEDLDCSGLPDTSDHICVYDEGFIKGIFDSFTGKDFTVQEVDCWCSGARTCRFKATLP, from the coding sequence ATGAACACCCTGCCCAGGAAATACGCCTTCAACTGGGACGTTATCGGCACTGATGTGCAGGAGGCCCGCCCTGCTCTCGGCCTGTACACCTCCTTTGAAGTGTACCGGCTTTTGCAGTTCACGCTCCGCGATGTTCTGGAATCCCGGTATGGGACCAAAGCCGCGGACGAGATCTTTCGTGAAGCAGGTACCCTGGCGGGCAAAGCCTTTTTTGAGCGGTACTGTGCTGATGCAACCGATATCCCCTCGCTTGTAAAAACGATTCAGCAAGAATTCCGGACCCTTGGTATCGGCATTGTCCGCTTTGAAAAGACCGATACCAAAACCATGACCTTCCAGCTCACTGTGGATGAAGATCTTGATTGCTCGGGCCTGCCCGATACCTCCGACCATATCTGTGTTTACGATGAAGGTTTTATCAAAGGCATTTTCGACTCGTTCACCGGTAAAGATTTCACAGTGCAAGAAGTGGATTGCTGGTGCTCCGGTGCGCGCACGTGTCGCTTTAAAGCCACGCTGCCATAA
- a CDS encoding FlgO family outer membrane protein, which translates to MQTVLLLLAFVLGGCSQLNGTRLEPFLGSDVDLVALGDEVAEQLVRQPVPPLLPYQPEQPVLVATLVNNDNLNDTSSFGRSFQNNLIAGFVSRGYAVKEIKLRQQLLVEEHSGEFMLSRDLRQLAATQRAQAVVVGTYTLVNRVLYLSVRLVSPQNQTIRAVYEEKLYLDDNNLRLLGFRFKNSVDNDPAQPVLPPSPSVLDSLLY; encoded by the coding sequence GTGCAAACAGTTCTTCTCCTTCTTGCTTTTGTGCTTGGTGGCTGCAGTCAGCTCAACGGCACCCGGCTGGAACCGTTTTTAGGAAGTGATGTTGATCTGGTTGCTTTGGGCGATGAGGTGGCTGAACAGCTGGTCAGGCAGCCTGTACCGCCGCTTCTCCCGTATCAGCCGGAACAGCCTGTTTTGGTTGCTACCCTGGTGAACAACGATAACCTGAACGATACGTCGAGTTTTGGACGTAGTTTTCAGAACAATCTGATTGCCGGCTTTGTCAGTCGGGGCTATGCCGTCAAGGAGATCAAGCTGCGACAGCAACTGCTTGTTGAAGAACACAGCGGCGAATTCATGTTAAGTCGTGATCTCCGGCAGTTAGCCGCCACCCAGCGTGCCCAGGCCGTGGTTGTCGGAACATACACCCTGGTCAATCGGGTGCTCTATCTCTCTGTGCGCCTTGTTTCTCCGCAGAACCAGACCATCCGGGCCGTGTATGAGGAGAAACTGTACTTAGATGACAACAACCTTCGTTTACTTGGCTTCAGGTTCAAAAACAGCGTTGACAACGATCCTGCGCAGCCGGTTCTCCCCCCCAGCCCTTCAGTACTTGACTCGCTTTTGTATTAA
- a CDS encoding NAD(P)H-hydrate dehydratase, with amino-acid sequence MTTPAAPWLFVGTIPAADFPLTLAPFTMKETQLFSGAHSCPVNRGTPALLATAFLTCTHLGSGANTSELYMLAAGDTGKGEGSRQVYQRLVEVLRELRPRGITFHYLLPDVDWHNRVLLEIEKLPERPLLVADAGYMYAAKMSGYAASYDLFTPDIGELAFLADETAPHPFYTRHFFLADEEQAEDLIVKAYVGSNAASHMLVKGKVDRYVHDGKIVETVDAPDVPVLECIGGTGDTLTGIVSGLLALGTDMQIACSTAFHINRCMGLLARPTPASSVVDLLAVFPLAVQKEMLRTKV; translated from the coding sequence ATGACAACGCCTGCTGCTCCCTGGCTTTTTGTCGGAACCATACCTGCTGCCGACTTCCCGCTGACGCTGGCGCCGTTTACCATGAAAGAGACACAACTTTTTTCAGGCGCGCATTCCTGCCCTGTCAACCGTGGCACTCCGGCCCTGCTGGCAACAGCTTTTCTTACCTGTACCCATCTGGGATCTGGTGCAAACACAAGTGAGCTGTATATGCTGGCTGCCGGAGATACCGGAAAGGGGGAGGGATCAAGGCAGGTTTACCAGAGGCTGGTTGAGGTTTTGCGGGAACTGCGCCCGCGTGGAATCACCTTTCACTATCTTCTGCCCGATGTGGACTGGCACAACCGGGTGCTGCTGGAGATCGAAAAACTTCCGGAACGTCCGCTGCTGGTTGCTGATGCGGGTTACATGTATGCGGCCAAAATGTCCGGCTATGCGGCAAGCTATGATCTTTTTACCCCGGATATCGGCGAGTTGGCGTTTCTTGCAGACGAAACAGCACCGCATCCCTTTTACACCCGTCATTTTTTCCTTGCTGATGAAGAACAGGCCGAAGACCTGATCGTCAAAGCATATGTAGGCAGCAATGCCGCGTCGCACATGCTGGTCAAAGGTAAGGTTGATCGCTATGTGCACGACGGCAAAATTGTGGAAACGGTGGATGCACCGGACGTTCCGGTGCTGGAGTGCATCGGCGGTACCGGGGATACGCTGACCGGTATTGTCAGTGGATTGCTGGCTTTGGGTACGGATATGCAGATCGCATGCAGCACTGCCTTCCACATCAATCGCTGCATGGGGTTGTTGGCAAGGCCGACCCCAGCCTCTTCAGTTGTCGATTTATTGGCGGTTTTTCCGCTGGCAGTTCAAAAAGAAATGCTCCGCACCAAGGTATAA
- the cas2 gene encoding CRISPR-associated endonuclease Cas2 produces the protein MMILVSYDVQTSDPGGAKRLRRIAKVCRNFGQRVQFSVFECLVDPAQWTKLRQSLIDEMDQETDSLRFYFLGANWRKRVEHVGAKAGLDQEGPLIV, from the coding sequence ATGATGATATTGGTAAGTTATGATGTGCAAACAAGTGATCCAGGCGGTGCCAAACGACTGCGCCGGATAGCCAAAGTGTGTCGTAACTTTGGTCAACGGGTGCAGTTTTCCGTGTTTGAATGCCTGGTGGATCCTGCACAATGGACAAAGTTACGCCAGTCGTTGATTGATGAGATGGATCAGGAGACGGATAGTCTGCGATTTTATTTTCTTGGTGCCAACTGGCGTAAACGGGTAGAACATGTTGGCGCCAAGGCAGGCTTGGATCAGGAAGGCCCGCTTATTGTGTAA
- the yedE gene encoding YedE family putative selenium transporter, with the protein MQMKKNWFAGGSGIAVSGAIMAVIAVGLQYFGNPANMGLCVACFERDIAGALGLHRAEVVQYLRPEIPALLLGSFLAALCFGEFKPRAGSAPLVRFILGMCAMIGALVFLGCPWRALLRLAGGDLNAVVGLAGLIAGVGIGTVFFRRGYSLGRNTPQHTGAGYIMPALMLGILALLLVFPQVAGEGKSGVVFYSVKGPGSMHAPFLYSLGGALVVGFLAQRSRFCTMGAFRDLLMFRHFHLLLGILAFVAAAFVLNLVLGKVSIGFANQPVAHTNHLWNFLGMLTAGWAFALAGGCPGRQIFMAGEGDADAGLFVLGMIVAAAFAHNFELASSPTGIGANGDVAVYFCLAVLLCLSLIHIRKVA; encoded by the coding sequence ATGCAAATGAAAAAGAACTGGTTTGCCGGAGGTTCCGGTATTGCGGTAAGTGGCGCAATCATGGCGGTTATTGCGGTGGGATTACAGTATTTCGGCAATCCGGCCAATATGGGACTTTGCGTCGCATGCTTTGAAAGGGATATTGCCGGTGCTCTTGGTCTGCACCGGGCGGAAGTTGTTCAGTATCTTCGTCCGGAAATCCCGGCGCTTTTGCTGGGGTCGTTCCTTGCGGCCCTGTGCTTTGGCGAGTTCAAACCCAGAGCTGGTTCGGCGCCGCTGGTGCGCTTTATTCTCGGCATGTGCGCCATGATCGGAGCCCTGGTCTTCCTTGGCTGCCCCTGGCGTGCTCTTCTGCGTCTTGCCGGCGGTGATCTGAATGCTGTTGTCGGACTGGCAGGACTCATAGCCGGTGTTGGTATAGGCACCGTGTTTTTCCGACGCGGCTATTCTCTGGGAAGAAACACTCCCCAGCATACAGGAGCCGGATATATCATGCCGGCACTGATGCTGGGCATACTTGCACTCCTCCTGGTCTTTCCACAGGTGGCTGGAGAGGGCAAAAGCGGTGTTGTCTTTTATTCCGTCAAGGGTCCGGGCTCCATGCACGCACCGTTTCTGTACTCTCTTGGCGGCGCGCTCGTTGTCGGTTTTCTTGCCCAGCGCAGCCGCTTCTGCACCATGGGGGCATTTCGGGATTTGCTCATGTTTCGTCATTTTCATCTGCTGCTCGGCATTCTTGCCTTTGTGGCAGCGGCCTTTGTCCTGAACCTGGTGCTTGGTAAGGTCAGCATAGGCTTTGCAAATCAGCCCGTGGCCCATACCAATCATCTATGGAATTTTCTGGGCATGCTGACCGCCGGATGGGCCTTTGCTTTGGCTGGCGGCTGTCCGGGACGACAGATTTTCATGGCCGGTGAGGGTGATGCTGATGCCGGACTCTTTGTACTCGGCATGATCGTGGCTGCTGCCTTTGCCCATAATTTCGAGCTGGCAAGCTCCCCGACCGGAATCGGAGCAAACGGTGATGTGGCTGTTTATTTTTGTCTGGCAGTCCTGCTGTGTCTGTCGTTGATACATATCCGCAAGGTCGCTTAA
- the cas4 gene encoding CRISPR-associated protein Cas4: MHESTDRHCDDHSPLEVKLYDEDDLIMISSLQHYLFCTRQCALIYLEQQWLENRFTAEGRVLHERVHTSGRESRRKLRIEYDVPIRSLQLGVAGRADIVEFHRQDNGLWQPFPVEYKRGRPKKDDTDRVQLCAQALCLEEMLECAVPEGALYYGEKKRRTSVIFDASLREKTAQTAAAVHALLTEAKTPPPHYDKRCESCSLLALCLPTVATRKQVGRYLRKMVEL, translated from the coding sequence ATGCATGAAAGTACAGATAGACACTGCGACGATCATTCTCCTTTAGAGGTAAAACTGTACGATGAAGATGATCTTATAATGATTTCCTCTCTACAACACTATCTGTTCTGCACACGGCAGTGCGCTCTCATCTACCTCGAGCAGCAGTGGCTGGAAAACCGGTTTACAGCTGAGGGGCGTGTTCTCCACGAACGGGTGCATACCAGTGGTCGCGAATCGCGCCGTAAGCTGCGTATCGAGTATGATGTGCCCATTCGTTCGCTGCAGCTCGGCGTTGCCGGCCGAGCCGACATCGTTGAATTTCATCGTCAAGACAATGGGTTGTGGCAACCATTTCCAGTGGAATATAAGCGTGGCCGTCCCAAAAAAGACGACACCGATCGGGTGCAGTTGTGCGCGCAGGCCCTCTGTCTGGAAGAGATGCTGGAGTGCGCGGTGCCCGAAGGCGCACTCTATTATGGGGAGAAGAAGCGGCGGACGAGTGTGATCTTTGACGCATCTCTGCGAGAGAAGACCGCACAGACAGCGGCTGCTGTCCATGCTCTGCTGACAGAGGCAAAAACACCGCCGCCTCATTATGACAAACGTTGTGAAAGCTGCTCACTCCTGGCGTTATGCCTGCCCACAGTGGCAACCCGAAAACAGGTCGGTCGTTATCTGCGCAAAATGGTGGAACTGTGA
- a CDS encoding carboxymuconolactone decarboxylase family protein, with amino-acid sequence MSNSKPSLYRETREKFPEVISAVEQLGVTLRTAGPLDEKTSHLVQLAAAAASQSEGSVHSHVRRALQAGATAEEITHTLLLLMTTIGFPQAMAALSWANETLQKQ; translated from the coding sequence ATGTCAAACAGCAAGCCATCATTATACAGAGAGACCCGTGAGAAATTTCCGGAGGTCATCAGTGCTGTGGAGCAGCTTGGCGTCACTCTGCGTACGGCCGGACCATTAGACGAAAAAACTTCACACCTGGTTCAGCTGGCTGCTGCTGCTGCATCGCAGTCAGAAGGATCTGTGCATTCGCATGTACGCCGAGCCTTACAGGCAGGTGCCACTGCTGAGGAGATCACGCACACCCTGCTGCTCCTGATGACGACCATCGGCTTTCCCCAGGCAATGGCCGCCTTATCATGGGCCAATGAAACTTTGCAAAAACAATAA
- a CDS encoding sulfurtransferase TusA family protein, translating into MSKIIIDVRGLACPEPLIAFTNAIKQTDAAELEISFDCPAARDNIIRAADSTGWTVVSVADTLNYTVMNLTKKS; encoded by the coding sequence ATGAGTAAGATAATCATCGATGTTCGCGGACTGGCCTGCCCGGAACCGCTTATTGCTTTTACGAACGCCATAAAACAGACCGATGCCGCGGAACTGGAGATCAGCTTTGACTGTCCCGCTGCCAGGGACAACATTATCCGGGCAGCGGATTCAACAGGATGGACGGTCGTTTCGGTGGCCGACACCCTGAACTATACGGTCATGAACCTGACAAAAAAATCATGA
- a CDS encoding sensor domain-containing diguanylate cyclase, whose product MQDSILEHIEKLLHSPALPEFPAEADKEDKLHAIHNYLVTLRTTLNAFATGDLQFPVDIHGVIAGRLKALQANLMHLTWQIQQVAAGDFTQRVDFMGEYAAAFNSMVTQLDNALTSLRQKEEELTKLTEALRVEIAEKEEALAVLRKKEAQFKHLAEHDALTGVLNRRSFYELACAEFKRAEEKGYPCSLAIIDIDFFKQINDTCGHLQGDDVLRHITKTIKSSLRHGGIIGRYGGDEFVVLLPGLDLKTTKKIVDRLRKQVAQAPFKTSTGTIHMTVSIGLAHVMPQQGLCQDTIFFKSVIKTADNALYAAKEAGRNCLVTLSHCAQQDNVTGKE is encoded by the coding sequence TTGCAGGACAGTATCTTAGAACATATTGAAAAACTTCTTCACTCGCCTGCTCTGCCGGAATTTCCAGCCGAGGCGGACAAGGAAGACAAGCTGCACGCCATTCACAACTACCTTGTCACTTTACGTACCACTCTCAACGCGTTTGCCACCGGCGATCTTCAATTCCCCGTCGATATCCATGGAGTCATCGCCGGGCGCCTCAAGGCGTTACAGGCCAATCTTATGCATCTCACCTGGCAGATCCAGCAGGTTGCCGCAGGCGACTTCACCCAGCGGGTGGACTTTATGGGTGAATATGCCGCTGCCTTCAACAGTATGGTCACGCAGCTGGATAATGCGCTTACCTCGCTTCGGCAGAAGGAAGAAGAACTCACAAAGCTGACGGAGGCGTTACGGGTCGAGATTGCTGAAAAAGAGGAGGCTCTGGCCGTCTTACGGAAAAAAGAAGCTCAGTTCAAACACCTGGCAGAACACGATGCGCTCACGGGTGTGCTGAACAGGCGCTCTTTTTACGAGCTGGCTTGCGCTGAATTTAAACGTGCGGAAGAAAAAGGTTACCCCTGCAGTCTTGCCATCATTGATATCGACTTTTTCAAACAGATCAATGATACCTGCGGACATCTCCAGGGTGACGATGTGCTCAGACACATTACCAAAACCATTAAATCTTCGTTACGGCATGGTGGTATTATCGGCAGGTACGGTGGTGATGAGTTCGTGGTTTTACTCCCGGGCCTGGACCTTAAAACCACCAAAAAGATTGTCGACAGGCTGCGCAAGCAAGTTGCCCAAGCGCCTTTCAAAACATCGACAGGCACGATTCACATGACTGTCAGCATTGGTCTTGCGCACGTCATGCCGCAACAGGGCCTGTGTCAGGACACCATTTTCTTTAAATCTGTTATCAAGACAGCGGATAATGCTCTGTACGCTGCAAAAGAAGCGGGTCGAAACTGTCTTGTGACACTGTCACATTGCGCTCAACAGGACAACGTTACCGGCAAAGAATAA
- a CDS encoding DUF3343 domain-containing protein, which translates to MTLLSRLRSAFSGSIFSGRLSPAQDRRRAEPSANPNAEAFLTFAGTGEVVQAESILQAEGLDARVMAPPATLRTGCDMVIVTSLMHAFRAVSILKAYQLTPLQMTPVGEDLLEPVSLFQHKDFGDWLMVRAANMKITVEKASGRIVNVSGGGCPDVPYLAAQLIGKNIYETDSDRKDGQTLCGYALHLAAQELRRVQKSAGG; encoded by the coding sequence ATGACGCTGTTATCGCGTCTGCGTTCCGCCTTTTCCGGATCCATCTTTTCAGGGCGTCTTTCGCCTGCACAGGACAGGAGAAGGGCGGAACCCTCTGCCAACCCCAATGCCGAGGCCTTCCTCACCTTTGCGGGCACAGGTGAGGTTGTCCAGGCGGAGAGTATACTGCAAGCCGAGGGGCTGGATGCCCGGGTTATGGCGCCGCCCGCAACCCTGCGAACAGGGTGTGATATGGTTATTGTCACCTCTCTGATGCATGCTTTCCGGGCCGTCAGTATCTTAAAAGCGTATCAGCTGACCCCTTTGCAGATGACACCTGTTGGAGAAGATCTCCTTGAGCCGGTCTCCCTGTTTCAGCACAAGGATTTTGGGGACTGGCTCATGGTTCGCGCCGCAAATATGAAGATCACTGTGGAAAAGGCTTCCGGACGGATCGTCAACGTCTCCGGCGGCGGTTGTCCGGATGTGCCCTACCTGGCAGCACAGTTGATTGGAAAAAATATTTACGAAACAGATTCGGACAGGAAAGACGGTCAGACATTGTGTGGGTATGCGCTTCACCTGGCGGCCCAGGAATTGCGCAGGGTGCAGAAGAGTGCAGGAGGATGA
- the cas1c gene encoding type I-C CRISPR-associated endonuclease Cas1c, with protein sequence MKKHLNTLFVTTQGAYLAKDGETVAVRIEGETALRVPLHTLESIVCFGNVGCSPFLMGSCGQRNVGLSFLSEQGRFLARVHGPVTGNVLLRREQYRRADDLDFSAAVATACVLGKVVNSRTVLLRALRDHGDKIDAQVVQESINRLGAAARRLQEGLSLAEIRGVEGDGARTYFSAFDHLIVRDKANFFMHRRSRRPPLDRINCLLSFVYTLLLHDIRSALETVGLDPAVGYLHRDRPGRAGLALDLMEEFRPMADRLVVSLVNLAQLRCDDFVCSDGGGVRMSDTARKTVLVAYQKRKQEEMTHPFVEEKMTIGLFFHMQALLFARYLRDELDGYPPVIWR encoded by the coding sequence GTGAAAAAACATCTGAATACCCTCTTTGTGACCACTCAGGGAGCATACCTTGCTAAAGACGGCGAAACCGTTGCTGTGCGCATTGAAGGGGAAACCGCTTTGCGAGTGCCGTTGCATACACTGGAATCGATTGTCTGTTTCGGCAATGTGGGGTGCAGTCCGTTTTTAATGGGATCGTGCGGCCAGCGAAATGTTGGCTTGAGTTTTCTCAGTGAACAGGGCCGTTTTTTAGCAAGAGTGCACGGCCCGGTAACCGGTAATGTGCTGCTGCGGCGCGAACAGTACCGACGCGCTGATGATCTTGACTTTTCGGCCGCTGTGGCCACAGCCTGTGTTTTAGGCAAAGTTGTCAACAGTCGGACCGTGTTGCTTCGGGCTCTCCGCGATCATGGCGACAAGATCGATGCCCAGGTGGTACAGGAGTCCATCAATCGGTTGGGTGCGGCTGCCCGCAGGTTACAAGAGGGGTTATCTCTTGCCGAGATTCGCGGCGTGGAAGGCGATGGCGCACGTACCTACTTCAGCGCCTTTGATCATCTTATTGTCCGTGATAAGGCCAATTTCTTCATGCACCGTCGCAGTCGCCGCCCACCGCTGGACCGTATCAACTGCCTGCTTTCCTTTGTTTACACCCTGCTTCTTCATGATATACGTTCAGCTCTGGAAACAGTGGGGCTTGATCCGGCTGTAGGTTATCTGCATCGCGATCGACCGGGACGAGCGGGGCTGGCGCTTGATCTGATGGAAGAGTTTCGCCCCATGGCTGATCGGCTGGTAGTTTCTCTGGTCAACCTGGCGCAACTGCGTTGTGATGATTTTGTCTGTAGCGATGGCGGAGGTGTGCGCATGAGCGACACGGCCCGTAAAACCGTCCTGGTTGCCTATCAGAAACGTAAGCAGGAGGAGATGACCCATCCGTTTGTTGAGGAAAAGATGACAATAGGCCTGTTCTTTCACATGCAGGCCCTCTTGTTTGCCCGGTACCTGCGGGACGAGTTGGATGGTTATCCACCGGTAATCTGGAGGTAG